Proteins encoded within one genomic window of Lynx canadensis isolate LIC74 chromosome B4, mLynCan4.pri.v2, whole genome shotgun sequence:
- the NDUFA4L2 gene encoding NADH dehydrogenase [ubiquinone] 1 alpha subcomplex subunit 4-like 2, giving the protein MAGTSVGARFYRQIKRHPALIPMIGFIGLGMGSAALYLLRLALRSPDVCWDRKNNPEPWNRLSPNDQYKFLAVSTDYKKLKKDRPDF; this is encoded by the exons ATGGCGGGAACGAGTGTCGGGGCCCGCTTCTACCGGCAGATCAAGAGACATCCCGCG CTCATCCCGATGATCGGCTTCATTGGTCTGGGAATGGGCAGCGCTGCGCTGTACTTGCTGAGACTCGCCCTGCGCAGCCCCGACGTCTG ctGGGACAGAAAGAACAACCCGGAGCCCTGGAACCGCCTGAGCCCCAATGACCAATACAAG TTTCTTGCAGTTTCCACCGACTATAAGAAGCTGAAGAAGGACCGGCCGGACTTTTGA